The segment ACTTGTTAAGCAGCCATTAGCATTGGTCTACATGAGGATTATTATTATATTAGTCAGCATTcttaaacagggctggagcgatagcacagtgggtggggcatttcccttgcatgtggccgacccgggttcgattcccagcatcccatatgggtccctgagcactgccaggagtaattcctgagtgcagagccaggagtaaccctctgtgcatcgccggctgtgatcaaaaaaccaaaaaacaaacccacccccaaataataatataaactgAAAGTTGGAAGAGATAGGTATCcttctcctccctcacccctaaTTCCCTTTTCTGTTGTTCTGATGTCTGGGTGTTGTCCGCACTAGTTGTACTTGTTGGGGGCCATACACTCTTACTTAAAGTGCTTGCACATCCCCGACTGGTGGGCTGCAGGGCTTGCATTTGTGACAGCACCTGTGGACCGAGCACCAGAGCAGTTGTGATTCAGGGTAACCCTAGGGGTTTGCTCAATATTTGGCCTCTTGTTTGCACAGCATTGGATTCTCCTAGGACCCAGCTAATCATTTCTTTGGGAAATATGAATTGTCACATATTTATCCTTTAGAGATAGTAACCACTCAAAATCCGAcggtttagtgtgtgtgtgtgtgtgtgtgtgtgtgtgtgtgtgtgtgtgtggtcttgtCACAGTGAGCTCCTCGTCATGCCTTTTCACTTTTTTCAGTTACTTTCATTAAATTCGGTATCATTAAATGTTCCTCTTATCCAATACCCAGTCCCTATCTAGGTCTCTCCCATTCCCCCAAGTGTTTTTCATTCCCAGTTCCCTGGCTTCTCTGAgtcaggattccatctggactCCTTTGACTTGGTTGCCAGATTGTGTCTGTACCTTTTTTGTCCTTTGTTGTGGCAGCCACAGCCTCATGCTCACACTGTCCCCGTCCCAGGTGTTTCCTCTGAGGCTTCCTGGTCCAGCACCACCTTTGGAACCCCTTTCAAACTCCCTCCACTCTGAAATTCTTTCAGTAGTGTTCACCACTCacgtaatttctttctttttagaaattGTTGGGAAATCTTATCTGTTTGGTTCCTGTAAAATTGTGATTGTAACTTGGTTCATTCAACATTTTCCTCAGTTTGTGTGTTGAATATGCATTTTGTCACAGTGCTTTGATGGGCCACATTTcgcttgtttttgggccacactggtggtattGAGAGGTCATTCTGGACAGGGCTTggtgaaccatatgtggtgctggggatttatcccgggtcagctgcatgcaaggcaagcatcctacctgctgtacttttgttCTGGCCCTAATGGgccacatttttatttactttttgaaaatttCATGTAGGTGGCAAGTAATCCTGTTGGATTCTAATGgaatatttctttatgtttttagatTGCGtaatctcttttatttatttttttcctttttaaaaggacCTTAAGGGCTTTGATCCAGGAGAGACGTATTTCTATAACACATCATGGGGCGATATTTCTCTCTGGGAACCTTCTGCAAAAAAAGTGgtatgtatttttgtgtttgattttcatTCTTGCTTAAAAGTAGGTGGTAAGTATTAGAAGTAGCACATGTTTGTGGTTGAGATGAATGAATGGGGTGGTATAAAGGTATAGTATGCATGTTCATTGGTAAAGAGCagtgtaaaattttataatacattGTTATTAACATTTTGAGTTTTTGTAGTTAGATTGATGAAGTGGAGCTGTTTCTTGTCCTTGATTATAAGATACTGCTATGAAAAAATGAGTGTTTGATTTATGATGTTCCAAGTAAAAAGAAAGGCTGCACTGTTAGGTACACACTGGTTTTAGAAACTAAAAATGTGGTTTGAATCTTTGAATCAGGAAACAAATTTACAATAATTTAAAGCCTCAAACATAAGCAGGTTCAGGCTAAAACATGTGTAATACTGCTGTTTTCCTTATTAAAGTCTTTTCTTCTGGAAAGTCTTCCCCCCACTTAGTTTTCCACTTGGTGCTTTGATCAGTACTCACTGAGCATGTCACTTACTTTCCTCCACTTTAGAGTCTTTAAGTTCTGTTGGACTTGGAAACGTGAATCTGCTTAAAATTCATTAACTAGCCAGTCACTGTAGACATTTcctttaaaaacacttttattgTCAGTCTTCTTGAGCTCCACTTTCCTGCCTTTGTTCCACCTTTTGGTTATTTGTTCTCCTTGATCTACTATTCCCTCTTCACTGTCAGACACAAGATCCCTTGAAACTGCTTTGATTTGCTTATTCTTGTAACAGCTCCAGTATTTTTATGCCATACTCTGAAGACTTTAAGTTAATAaccttttatttatgtttttaaggcTTGGCTCATCTTTGAATTTGTAAAATAACTCATCATGTCACATACATAATTAAGAAACATTGAATATCTGCTACAGAGCAGGCAAAGAACTTGTGAGTGCCTGAGGCAAGAGTTAGGATTCTTTCCCTGAAGAAGTTGAAGTGTTTAATGAACATAAAGACATAGTGTTAATTTGAGATAGTAGAAACCATATCCAGAAGAAGCCCCATTGTTGCTTGGTGGTCTGGAGGCTAAGTTGCTTGTTTcagtattttacttttcattctgAATGAAGTCCTGCTTTCCCATGTCTCTGGGGAAAAGGATTTATGACTAGACACTGTTGCAAAGTCATTTCCATTATGTGGCTTATAGTATGCTAGACCTTTAGTGACTAAGAAAAGAGATTGTTAGAGTTTCAGGATCGGGGGAAGAGATTGCTGACTTGTCTTCTGTGGGATTCAGGAAGCAGCTGCAGAACGTGGGAGACGGCTGGGAGAAGGCAGGCTGCTCCGGGGCAGGTGCTCTCCCTGCACCTAGAGCTCCTGAAAGCATCGCACCTTTCCTGCTGTTCTCCTTTGTGGTTTTTCTTCCTCCCACCTCAGGTGTCATACTTGAGTTATTTCTAATTGGTCACTGTCCCGATACTGGGAAGTACAGGTTTCTGTGGGAACCCATGCATTCATTTCTCATGGATATTGGGGTGGAATTTCTGCATTGCCGGTGACAAGTCTTTTCCTCACAAACTGCAGCTGATTTCCACAATGGCTGCATGCCATTGTGGAAACAATGAGACAAATAATTTTGTCTCAATTATTTGATCTGaggttctcattttatttatttttttgcgtttctttttatttattttttattgagtcactgtggattacatagttacaaagttgttcatgattagggttcagtcatatagtgttccaatacccatcccttcactgtacatttcccaccatcagtgcccccagtttccctccctgccacccgCCCTGCCTCcatcctctgtccctgtcccctccccctaccccctctTGCTccatcctgtctctgtggcaggcattttctttctctctctcttgctctctttttccttttgggtgttatggtttgcagtacagttaCTGAAAGcttatgtttgtccctttactttcagcactcaattcttggtcagagtgatcatttccaactatctttgtcatagtgattccttctctatcctaactgccctcccgcCTCACCGcatgtgacaagcttccaactgtggaccaattttcctgggccttgtttctactgtccttgagtattagtcttatactatgttttttatatcctgcaaatgagtgcagttattctgtgtctgtccctctccctctgactcattttactcagcatgatattcttcatgtcaGTCTTTTTATACCGAGCTCATTTCATCTTGCTAAGGGTGTGACAACATCTTTGATTTGTACTTACCTAATGGTGCTATGACCTAATGGTGTTGAGCATCTTTTCCTTTGCTTATTGGGTATCTGAAtgcatttttaatctttaatttttttgtttttggtcacacctgatgatgctcagggcttcccactcctggctctgcactcaggggtcactgttggtcatgtacagggaaccatatggagtgctggaaatcaaacctggttggccatgtgcaaagcaaacgccctacttactgtactgtcactctggcccttggtTACATTTTTTACAGTGTATTATTGActgtcagaatttttttaattggcaaTAAACAATAACTGGCTAGATGATTAAAAGGCAGTTGACAGAATTGTTTAATGAATAGCAACATATGATAAACTGATCAGTAAAatatcaacttttatttttatgtgttgacATTAAAACTTGTttcatataaaatgataatttttttgtttttatttgtttgggttacacctgactaTGCTTAGATCACCTTTGGTATTGTCCACACCTTGGGACATATGTGGGGTGATTTCTACCTATAGTGGAACTGCTTGCTTGCTGGCGTCCGATACGGACTGGCAGAGGCTGAATGTGTCTGTCTGACAGGCATTAGCAATCCTGATAAGTTGTGTCTCTGCCCCTAGCTAACTCCACACTTTCTCAGGGGTGCATGGAACTTTTGGGGATTTGCCCTCCAGATCTGTTACTGTGGAAAGAGAGACCCAGTACAGTGGCTACTGTCCTTGTCAGCAAGGTTGATACAGATCACCAAGATAGTGCCTTGGAGTGACTTCAAGCTGTTTATACCTCAGGGTCTCTTGCCTCCCATTCTAGTCTTGTTAAATGTAGGGCAGGAGAATTAGAGTGCCAGTGTTTGACCCAGTACCTTACTCCACCACACAGTATAAAATTCTGAACTTGAGGTTATACTGTAGTGAGGCTTCTTTCATGGTGAGGGTGTCACagctggttatgctcagggcttattcctggctttgtgttcaagggTCATGTCTGGGAGTGCTCATGGGACCTTATGCGGTGCCTGGAATAGGACCTGGGTAGAGCAGAGATCGGCTGTGCACAGTTTACTTGCTATACTTTGTCTCTGGACCCTatggcatatttttaaatgttttgaagagagaaaaaaaagatgaagtttttttttcttcttttttttgtgggggccaaCCTGATAGTGCTTGGAGCTTGtatgctgctggctctgtgctcaggtatcactcctggcagactcgagggaccagatggggtgcctgggattagaTTAAACTTGgcttggtcacgtgcaaggcaaacgccgtgcTTGCTGTACTACCACTGACCCTGAATAGTACTGTTCTGtgatttgaaaatttgaaaattttaatcagTGTCTGTAAATCAAGTTCTTTTTGACACAGGGCTGTGCCCATAGACTCATATCTTACCTTTGTGTGCTTTTGTGGGCACGCTGAGCAGTTGCCCACAAAAGCAGTGTTGGTACCCACTGAGTCTAAATTATCTATATTCTTCTATCCTTTTAGAAAACACTTATTTTGGTGTAGAAGAAAACACTTCTCAGAGGAGTGACATGTCAGATTATATAGCACATTAGAAGAAAACGAGTCATATGCTTGTGGATATGGAAAGCATACCatctgattattttattaaactgTGCTTGACTTTCTTTTAACAGAGATACCGAACAAAGCCATACTGTTGCAGCCTCTGTAAATACTCTACAAAAGTGCTTACTTCATTCAAAAATCATTTACATCGATACCATGAAGATGAAATTGACCAGGAGCTGGTGATTCCTTGCCCAAACTGTGTATTTTCCTCTCAACCCAAAGTTGTGGGAAAGCACTTTAGAATGTTTCATGCACCTATTCGGAAGGTCCAGAACTACACAGTGAATATTTTAGGTGAAACTAAGTCATCGAGGAGTGATGTTATAAGTTTTACATGTTTAAAATGTAACTTCTCCAATACTTTATACTATAGTATGAAGAAGCATGTGCTCGTAGCCCATTTTCATCACTTAATTAACTCCTACTTTGGCCTGCGAACTGAGGAGATGGGTGAGCAGCCGAAACCTGAAGATTCCCATGCCACAGAGAAGCAGCCACCGTCTGACAAGTATTACTGTAAAAAATGTAATGCCAATGCCAGCAGTCAGGATGCTTTGATGTATCATATTTTGACATCAGATATACACAGAGATTTGGAGAACAAGCTTAGATCTGTGATTTCAGAACATATTAAGAAGACTGGAATTTTGAAGCAAATGAACATTGCTCCAAAACCAGCTGCACATTCAGCCATCTCTGCCAACAGTAGTGCCCCGGGCCTGCCAGCCACATCTCCTTGCTTTCATCTTGCGGTGCCACAGAATACTCAAAGCCAGACTGTGGTGCAGCCCATTCAGGGCACAGTTCAGCCAGTAACTGTGGCCTCTGGTACCTCTGGAAGCCTCACACACTCTCCGCCTACCATTGCCCCGCCCCGGGTCACTCTGGTCTCCAATCCTCTGCCAGTGGGCCAGAGCAGCCTCACTCTGCAGCCGTCTGCTCCTCAGCCAGTCTTTCTATCTCATGGAGTCCCACTGAATCCATCAGCAAATCCGCCTGTGTTGCCCTTGAATCAGCCAGTTGGCCCTATAAATAAGTCTGTTGGTCCTGGTGTCCTCCCCATAAACCAGACCATTCGCCCAGGCAATTTACCGCTCAACCAGCCTGTGGGTCCTGGAGTTCTCTCAGTAAACAGACCGGTTGGGTCTCGTGTCCTTCCTGTCAGCCCCTCCGTCACCCCTGGGGTTCTTCAGGCAGTCTCTCCAGGGGTGATTTCAGTGAGTCGGACTGTCCCATCTGGGGTCCTTCCTACAGGTCAGATGACTCCTGCTGGGGTTATCCCCTCAGGACAGACAGCAACTTCTGGGGTTCTCCCTGCTGGCCAGATGGTTCAGTCAGGGGTTCTGCCCATTGGCCAGACTGCCCCTTCAGGGGTTCTTCCCGGGGGACTGACTGTCCCAACACGAGTACTCCCCCCTGGCCAGACAGTTCCATTGAGGGTCCTTCCCCCTGGCCAGGTGGTACCGTCTGGACTCCTTCCTCCCAACCAGGCAGTGTCATCAGGTGTTCTTCCTGTGAACCAGGGTCTGACTTCTGGAGTTCTTCAGCTTAGTCAGCCTGTTGTATCAGGAGTTCTTCCTGTGGGCCAGCCGGTGAGACCGGGAGTCCTGCAACTCAGTCAGTCTGTGAATACCAACATTCTGCCTGCAAATCAGCCAGTGCGGCCTGGTGCTTCACAGAACACCACTTTCCTCACCTCTGGGTCTATCCTCAGACAGCTCATACCGACTGGGAAGCAGGTGAATGGCATTCCCACATACACACTGGCCCCAGTGTCTGTCACACTGCCTGTGCCACCCGGAGGTGTTGCGACTGTTGCTCCTCCCCAGATGCCCATCCAGCTCCTGCACTCTGGTGCAACTGCTCAGATGGCCAGTCCCGTAGTGGGCATGCCTTCTCCTCTGGTGGTGAATGCCACTCAGAATCTCTTCCCGCAGACCTCCTCCTCTGTGACAGAGGCGAATCAGGTGCTCAAACAGGCGAAGCAATGGAAAACGTGCCCTGTTTGCAACGAACTCTTCCCCTCCAATGTCTACCAGGTCCATATGGAGGTGGCTCATAAGCACAGTGAGTCCAAATGTGCTGAGAAGCTGGAGCCTGAGAAGTTGGCAGCATGTGCCCCCTTCCTGAAGTGGATGAGAGAGAAGACCGTTCGCTGTCTGTCTTGTAAATGCTTAGTGTCTGAGGAAGAGCTGATCCATCACTTACTGATGCACGGCCTGGGGTGCTTGTTCTGTCCCTGCACTTTCCATGATATTAAAGGTCTTTCTGAGCATAGTCGGACTATGCACTTGGGGAAGAAGAAGTTGCCTGTGGATTATAGTAATAAAGGGTTTCAGTTGGACATCGATGCCAATGGCAACCTGCTGTTTCCCCATCTCGACTTCATCACCATATTGCCCAAGGAAGCTCTGGGGGATCGGGAAGTATACTTGGCAGTGTTGGCTGGGATCCACTCCAAGTCACTTGTGCCCGTGTATATTAAAGTAAGGCCCCAGGCTGAGGGTACGCCTGGGGTCCCCAGCAAGCAAGCGCTGACTTGCCCATTTTGTTTTGGCACCTTTGTGACCTCAGAAGCCTACGAGCTACATTTGAAGGAGAGGCACCACATAACCCCCACAGTCCACACAATTTTGAAGTCTCCAGCTTTCAAGTGCATCCACTGCTGTGGAGTCTACACTGGCAACATGACCTTGGCCGCCATTGCCATACACCTGGTGCGCTGTAGGAGTGCCCCGAAGGACAGCAGCTCAGACCTACAGATTCAGCCCAATTTCATTGACAACAGTGAGGTGCTTTTAGTCAATGGTGAAGTGGTCCAGGACCCCAGCCTCTCTGTGAAGAGAAAGCTGCCCGATGGCCAGGCATCTGGGGAGGAGCGACCTCTCTCCATAAACGCTGAGGCCTTCCCTGTGCTAGAGAAGCTGGGGAGTGCGGTGCCTTGTAAGAGGCAGAGGAATGAGAGCAGGACAGAGGGTTCCCTCGGAAGTGACGACCCTCTTCAGATTCTAGCATTAAACCCTAAGAAGTATGAAGACCGTACTTACGAAGATAAAAAGCAGTTCCTTAGAGATTACTTCCACAAGAGACCATATCCAAGTAAGAAGGAAATAGAACTACTATCCTCACTCTTGTGGGTGTGGAAAATCGATGTGGCTTCCttttttggaaaaagaagatatatttgcatgaaagcaataaaaaatcAGAAGCCTTCTGTACTTTTGGGCTTTGATATGTCTGAACTGAAAAATGTCAAACACAGATTGAAATTTGAGTATGAACCGCAGAATTCATGAAAAGAAATTAGGAACTGTAAAGTCTAGATAATTTAGTTTTTTTcaattgagattttaaaaatgttattttcttcacTGTATGTTGAACTAATCAATTTCAGTGGTCTTTATGCTGCTCTTTAGATTTATTTCAGGTGCTCAGAAAGACTTCTGTATGAGAAGTGAACAGTTCCttcaaatttattgttttatgcaGTTTGATTTTGtaacaatttttagtttttttctgttGTGTAAATTAAATCTTTTGATATTTTATGCACGCCTTGTTTTCCCAGTAGTGTCAGTATTGTACGATTAAAAAACTTAAAtctactttttctttcattttaaggAAATTTCAGCTTGTGTCAGAATACTTGAGAAGTAAAGCATTGATCTCTCTGAGTTAGCTTCATATGTAGCAGCTGATACATACAGTAATGTTTAGAGATGTGAGTACAAACTCCATTATGTATCTAGTCCCTTAAGGGCGCACTCATTAACTTATGCTGATACGAGATATTTGCTTATCAGATTATAATTTCCCTTCCCCCCGTAGTTATTGATTATAACTCACAGAAAGCCAGGTGTTCATTTGTTAAAATAATCTGAATCTGAAATTTCATAAATCAAGTTATTTTGCAAATAAAGTATTTCCGTAGCTGCAGAAATAACATTTCAGCATACATATTCTCCTCTTTTTGATATggtcatttattcattcagagGAAGGAAAATACATCTTTTAGTGCCTTCagaataaacactgaaaagaCACAAAATCTAACCTAATTGCTCATAAACTACTTGGAAGGGAAGGACCATGTTACTCAGGAACAAAATTTTATCCCTGAGTCTAGATGCTAACTGAAATTTGAACCTAGGTTGCAGGGGACAGGGTGAAGTAAAGAGATCCAGAGCAAAGTCTCCACATTTGTGTTACATCTTTCCTAGACATAATGTGTTTGTTTTGAGGAGATAGAGTTTGTATAACCCAGTTTTCAGCATTAAGTGGACAGGGTGTTGCTAAAAACCTCTCCTACATCCCTGTCCTTCGGTTAGTTTGTTTTTTCCACACAATATAAAAGAACTTAGAGATCTGAATCTGGTTGGGACCTTCCAGTATAGACCATTGATCCTGTGGTACAAGCAGAGGCACCTGTCTTGACATACCAAATGATGTGACTCTGGGAAATGGAATGTTActgtcagaattttaaaaagatcctATTTGCATGTCATTGCTCTCCTGTGCATTTTCGAAGCAGTTGTGAAACTGTTCAGTGATGTTGGTGTACTCTGttgtaaaaaaaaagagcttgttgaagtttattttttttttacctattgtTTTCAGAGTgtctattttgaattaaatttgttATAACACTGCAAATAggattgtttaattattttaaaagttaaatgttaGAATGAGTCATAGGGTTGAAATAGACGCCacatttattttctaagaaatgtTATCATTGTGAAAATGAATTTGCATCACCCCATGggctaattaattaattactagCATCACAAGATAGATGTGGCTTagagattcttttttgttgttgtctttgggcacagttggtggtgctcaggacttattcctggctctgtactcaaggatcactcctggaagggctcatgggaccattggggtgccagggccagtcctgtgcaaggcaagtgtaacTGTGTCTGCACTGATGGCCGCCAAAGTGCCAAGGGGAGTGTGGGGAACTAGGAACTTAGTGGTGTAGTGCTTGGCTCGTGCTGAGGCCGGGTGTGGAGGTGCTGGCGAGGGGCAGTGTGCACTTCTGTGGTAGAACTCACTTTTTTCTAGTCTGTAAGAAGGGGTTGGTTGGCTTTATTTGGCACTTGCAAGCAGCTTGTGACTCCTTGCTGAAGTGACTTCCTTGTCCTTGGGAGGAGTGGGACAGTATCCCTGTATCCCTTACTTCTGTCTTTCAGATCAGGTGTACCTCGACTCCTCCCCTTCTCAGTGTGACAGTCAGAAATATCAAGGATTGGGGGAGGTGACATGTGCATGTATGCGCCCGCGcgcgtgtgtgtgggtgggtggtgtgtgtgtgtgtatggggaggaggtggggtgggggaggagcatTCATCCCACAAGAAAGGAAGTCTTATTTTGTTGAAcatgacaaattatttttatttttattttttttgctttttggatcacacccagcaatgcacaggggttactactggcttttcactcaggaattactcctggcggtacttgggggaccatatgggatgccggggattcgaacccaggtcggccgcgtgcaaggcaaacgccctacctgctgtgctatcgctccggcccaacatGACAAATTATTGACACATCTCTTCTGTATGATGGTCCGGTTTAATATGTTAAATCTAACATTAACATAATCTAACATCTATTTTCTTCCATAAATgcaagaaaaattgtttttcctttgatGAGAATTCTCAggattgactttttgtttttattttgttttgggatcacacctggaagtatTAGGGTCTTAATCCTGTGTCCTCATGGAttgttcttggtggtgctcagggcaccgtttTTGGTCGGCCATgtgtagggcaagtgccctatctcttgtattatcactctgacccaggaCTGACTTTGTGATTAATTTCTGAGCCATGCCTGGTGGGACATGActctcctgtgtgcagagcataCTTTCTAGCCCCTTGTGCTCCACAGTGCATGGTGTTTGAAagtatgccttgcacatgaaagGCAGGTGCTCCACCATGGAGCCACAGCCTTGATCCCTTACTGCGTTCTCCTGGATACAACCACATATTTCCTTAAAGATGGGCAATGCTAATTGGTACTTGTATTCTCAGAGTTCCCGGTGAATAAGTTGACAACTGCTCATAGATTAATGGAGGGAAGTCCCAAGGTTCTGCACCAGGTCATCAGTATTTCAGCCACACCCATGGTGGTGAGGTTTTGCTTTTCCCCTGTCAGTGCTTGTTGGAACCTATACTTTTGATTCTTGGCTTTCCTAAAGGCATTGCTTTGAGAAAGATTCCAAATCGTAGCCTTGTagtcggactggagcgatagcacagtgggtagggtgtttgccttgcatgcggccgacccaggtttgattcctccgtccctctcagagagcccagcaagctaccaagagtatcctgcccacacggcagagcctggccagctacccgtggcgtattcgatatgccaaaaacagtaacaagtctcacaatggagacgttactggtgcccgctcgagcaaatcggtgatgaacaacgggacgacagtgctaaagttTTGTAGTCTCTGAAGGGACTTTTCCTAGCTACACTCCAAGATTTCTTGATTGATACTCAAATATAAGAGATTCAGACAGCCTCAAGGCACCGCAGCTTGCAGGAATCCTGCCATGGGTACCGTCAGTTGCAAGAATGGCATCATTGAGACATCTGCTTTCTGATGTCTGGAGCATTGGTCCTGTTCAGGGATTGTTAACTTTGCTGTCGTTACAGTAACATTAACTAGCAATCAGGTTATATCTTGAAAGCCAATTCCTCATTTATTCTAGTACTTCTCTGGTACTACCTGGTACCACCTCTCTTTTGACCACCTTCCTCAGGGTCCCAACCCCTTCTGCTCACCTGAagtctggtttctttttttttttttttaattttaatgtttattaatcatcgtgaggtacagttacagacttacaagcttccgtgcttacgtttcagtcatacaatgatcaagtacctatcccttTACCAATGCCCAttcaccactaatgatcccagtatccctcccaccacccccacccaacctttcccaccccaccccaccctgcctctgtggcagggcattcctttttgctctctctctccttatgggtgttgtggtatgcaatagaggtattcagtggcctatagtctactttcagcatgcatctcccatcccaagtgggccctccaagcaccccatacttggtggtcccttctctatctgagctgtcctttccccagtatgtgaggctggcttccaagctgtggagcaatcctcctggtattcatctctactattcttgggtgtaagcctaccattctgtta is part of the Sorex araneus isolate mSorAra2 chromosome 2, mSorAra2.pri, whole genome shotgun sequence genome and harbors:
- the ADNP2 gene encoding activity-dependent neuroprotector homeobox protein 2, which gives rise to MFQIPVENLDNIRKVRKKVKSILVDIGFDSCKDLLKDLKGFDPGETYFYNTSWGDISLWEPSAKKVRYRTKPYCCSLCKYSTKVLTSFKNHLHRYHEDEIDQELVIPCPNCVFSSQPKVVGKHFRMFHAPIRKVQNYTVNILGETKSSRSDVISFTCLKCNFSNTLYYSMKKHVLVAHFHHLINSYFGLRTEEMGEQPKPEDSHATEKQPPSDKYYCKKCNANASSQDALMYHILTSDIHRDLENKLRSVISEHIKKTGILKQMNIAPKPAAHSAISANSSAPGLPATSPCFHLAVPQNTQSQTVVQPIQGTVQPVTVASGTSGSLTHSPPTIAPPRVTLVSNPLPVGQSSLTLQPSAPQPVFLSHGVPLNPSANPPVLPLNQPVGPINKSVGPGVLPINQTIRPGNLPLNQPVGPGVLSVNRPVGSRVLPVSPSVTPGVLQAVSPGVISVSRTVPSGVLPTGQMTPAGVIPSGQTATSGVLPAGQMVQSGVLPIGQTAPSGVLPGGLTVPTRVLPPGQTVPLRVLPPGQVVPSGLLPPNQAVSSGVLPVNQGLTSGVLQLSQPVVSGVLPVGQPVRPGVLQLSQSVNTNILPANQPVRPGASQNTTFLTSGSILRQLIPTGKQVNGIPTYTLAPVSVTLPVPPGGVATVAPPQMPIQLLHSGATAQMASPVVGMPSPLVVNATQNLFPQTSSSVTEANQVLKQAKQWKTCPVCNELFPSNVYQVHMEVAHKHSESKCAEKLEPEKLAACAPFLKWMREKTVRCLSCKCLVSEEELIHHLLMHGLGCLFCPCTFHDIKGLSEHSRTMHLGKKKLPVDYSNKGFQLDIDANGNLLFPHLDFITILPKEALGDREVYLAVLAGIHSKSLVPVYIKVRPQAEGTPGVPSKQALTCPFCFGTFVTSEAYELHLKERHHITPTVHTILKSPAFKCIHCCGVYTGNMTLAAIAIHLVRCRSAPKDSSSDLQIQPNFIDNSEVLLVNGEVVQDPSLSVKRKLPDGQASGEERPLSINAEAFPVLEKLGSAVPCKRQRNESRTEGSLGSDDPLQILALNPKKYEDRTYEDKKQFLRDYFHKRPYPSKKEIELLSSLLWVWKIDVASFFGKRRYICMKAIKNQKPSVLLGFDMSELKNVKHRLKFEYEPQNS